The Desulfomicrobium escambiense DSM 10707 genomic sequence CGAGGCCGTCGCGTATGGCGGGGTGTGCCCGCTCAGCGGCTGCAACCCGAAGAAGGTCCTCATGAGCGGCGCCGAGGCCATGCACATGGCCGCCGGCATGACCGGAAGCGGAATTTCGGGCGGCATCTCCATCGACTGGCCGGAACTCATGCGTTTCAAGCAATCCTTTGTGGACCCGGTCCCCGAGAGTGCGCGCAAGGCTTACGAAGGCATGGGCATCGAGACGTGGCTGGGCTTTGCGAAGTTTGTCGGCCCGCACGCAGTGGAGGTCAACGGCGAGACGCTCACCGCGCCGCACGTCTGTATCTGCGTGGGGCAGGAATCGAGCCCGCTCCCAGTTCCCGGCGGCGAGGGTCTGCCCGTCAGCGACGACTTTCTGAACCTGAAGAACTTGCCGCATCGCATCGTCTTCATCGGCGGCGGGTTCATCGCCTTCGAATTCGCGCACATCGCCCGCATGGCCGGCGCCGAAGTGGTCCTCATCAATCGCTCCGACCGCGTTCTGCGGCAATTCGATCCCGTGTTGAGCCAGGCGCTTGTCGAGGCATCGAGAGCCGCCGGGATCGACATCAGGATGGAACAACCCGTCCAGACCGTCGAGCGCGTGGCCGGCGTTTTTCGCGTGCATTGCGGGGAGAACGGCTCCGATGTCATCGAGGCCGACATGGTCTTCAACTGCACCGGCCGCAGAGCCGCCGTCTCAAGGCTTGATCTCGCGCAAGCCGGGGTTGAGCACGGGCCTGCGGGAATCGCGGTGAACAGCCGCATGCAGAGCGTGTCGAACCCGCATGTCTATGCCATCGGCGACGTCGCCGACCAGGGCCTGGCCCTGACGCCCGTGGCCACCATCCAGGGCCGGGTGGCAGCCGCGAACATCCTGCACCCCGATTCGGCCGAGGTCGATTACACGGGCATCCCGAGCGTCTGCTTCAGTCTGCCGCCTCTGGCCAAGGTGGGATTGCTGGAAGCCGAGGCCCGGGAGCGCGGCCTGGAATTCAAGGTCAAGGAAACCGATCTCGCGGACTCGTTTTCGTGGAAGCGGCTGGGTGAATCGTTCGGCAGGGCGCGGGTGCTCGTCGACGAGCGCAACGACCGCATTCTCGGCGCGCATATTCTCGGGCACAACGCCGAGGAGATGATAAACCTCTTCGCGCTGATCGTCCGTCAGGAAATTCCCGTCTCCAAGGTCAGGGATACCGTGTGGGCATACCCCACCTGCGGGTATGAACTGAAATACATGGTGTGAGGGAGACATTTCAAACCCGCCTGAACACATTCCGCGTCAATCCGGAGTTTGACGATCCGATATAATTGTGCGCTAGTTTCCCACATCAACGGACAGGCATGACGTCTCCGCAGCCCATCTCGACATGTCGGCTGCGCAGACGCGGGACGCACGGTATTCGTCCCCTCGCCTTGACGGGCAAGCCTGCAGAATGGATCGCACCGCCGCCAGAGCGGCATCCGGAGGACGCATGAAGATAGTTTCCCTGGCTACGAGCCTGAAGAAGGGTACGCGCAAGACCAAAGTGGACGAACTGCGTCTGGTCGAGGACCACGGGGTCGAGGGGGACGCGCACGCCGGGCCGTGGCATCGGCAGGTGAGTTTCCTGGCCGCAGAGCAGATCGCGGGCTGCGTCGAGCGGGGCCTGAGCGTGGATTTCGGGGATTTCGCCGAGAATGTGGCCAGCGAAGGCGTGGACTGGAAGACGCTGCCTCTCGGGACACAGGTCAATCTCGGCGACGAGGTGCTGATCGAGATCACGCAGATCGGCAAGGAATGCCACAAGAAATGCGCCATCTACTACCAGGCCGGAGACTGCATCATGCCCCGCGAAGGCGTTTTCGGACGCGTCCTCAAAGGAGGCGCGGTCCGGGTGGGCGACGCGATCAGGATCGGCTGAACGCCGGGCACACGCTCATCCGACGTCAGCAGGTGACACTTCTCCGCTCGTGCAGAGCGCTTCCGACAAGACCTCATCTCTTCGCCGGGGATGCGCGCACCGCCATCCCCGGCCGTTTCCCGGCCGGGGACGAACGCGGCGTATGACACGCATGCGCCGCTTCCCCCCACACATGCGGTCCGACAACAACCCGTCATACATCAGGATTTGTTGACAGCGCGAAAAAATGGGCTGTAATGCCCTTCGTTGCAGATCATGTCCGTGCGGCCCCACAGGCTTCCGGGTTTTCCCGGCCGCCGGCCCCGGAGCATGTTCCCAAGTCCCGCACTGCATGAACCGGGAGGGTTCCATGAGTCCCGAATTGGCCAAGCCTTTCATCAACGCGACCAAGCACGTGCTCCTGAACACCGCGGCCCTCGAAGTCATGGCGGGAAAGCCCTACGTCAAGCAGGACCGATCGGCGTCGGGCAGCGTCTCCGCCCTCATCGGCATCACCGGCGACTGCCGGGGCATGTTCGCCATCTCCTTTGACCGCAGCACCGCCGTGCATATCGTCCGCCAGATGCTCGGAGACGCCATCGAGGACATCGTGCAGGACGTCCAGGACGCCATGGGCGAGATCACGAACATGATCTCCGGCCACGCCCGACTGGGCCTCGTCGACATGGGCCTCAAGCTGCAGGGCTCCACCCCGTCCGTGGTCATGGGCGACAACCACACCATCTCCTACCGCGCCTCGTCCAGGGCCATCGCCATCCCCTTCTCCTGCCAGGCCGGCTCCTTCACCCTGGAATTCTGCTTCGACTAGCCCCCCCTGCCGCCGCCCTTTTCGGATTGCCGAGCACGAATCGGATATCCTACGCGCATGGAAGCCGTTAGATGACGTTGCAGACGCGACACATCCGGACGACATCCATATACTCAAGCACCTGAAGAGGCACGCCGTGAAGAACGACGCATACGCATCCGAAACCGACCGCTGGCGGGCCGTGGCCGAGCGCGACCCGCTGGCCGACGGGGCCTTCGTCTACGCGGTCCTGACCACCGGGATTTATTGCCGGCCGCACTGCGCGTCGCGCCGCCCCAGGCGCGAGAACGTCCGTTTCTTCGACACGGGCGGACAGGCCGAGGACGCGGGCTTTCGCCCCTGCCGGCGCTGCGCGCCCGATGCCGAAGCAGCCCCCGACCGCGCGGCCGAAGCCGTCGTGCGGGCCTGCGGCCTGATCGAAAACGCAGAGCGCCCCCCGTCCCTGCGGGAACTGGCCACAGCCGTCGGCCTGAGCCCGGCGCACTTCCAGAGGCTCTTCAAGAGGCACCTCGGCGTCAGCCCCAAGCAGTACGCACAGGAGAAACGGCTGGAGCGCGTGCGCGGAGCCCTGCGCCAGGACGGCAGCATTACGTCCGCCGTCTACGCCGCGGGGTTCGAGTCCGGCAGCCGTTTCTACGAGAGCGCGGCGAGCGCCCTCGGCATGACGCCGTCGGAATTCCGCAGGGGCGGCGAAGGCACGGCCGTCTCCTACGCCATCGTCCGGACCTCCCTGGGCCTGGCCCTCATCGCGGTCACGGACCTCGGCGTCTGCCGTATCGACTTCGGGGACGACCCGGAAACCCTCGCCGCCCGCCTGCGGGACGCCTTTCCCAAAGCCCTGCTCCGAGCCGCGGACCCGGCCCTCGAAGACCGAATCGCCCAGGCCCTGGAGTGCCTGGAGGAGCCGCAGCGCGCCGCCGACCTGCCTCTGGACATCCGGGGCACGGCCTTCCAGCGCCAGGTCTGGGCCGCCCTGCGCGCCATCCCGCCGGGAACGCGGACGACCTACACGGAAATCGCCCGGCGGATCGGCAGGCCCTCGGCAGTGCGCGCCGTGGCCAACGCCTGCGCGGCCAACACCATCGCCGTGGTCGTGCCCTGCCACCGCGTTCTGCGCGGAGACGGCGGCCTCGGCGGCTACCGCTGGGGCCTCGACAGGAAACGGGCCCTCCTGGAACGCGAAGCGCAACGGGACGAATGACCATTCTGCGGCGCGCTTCCTCCGGCCGCCCCCGGCACATCGCTTGCTCTCCTGCCCCGCACAGGAGACAACACCATGCTATTCTTACAATTTTGGAAATCCAGAAATAAATCAGACGATACCCCATCCGCCGTCTCCACAACGGCGCCCGATACCTGCACCGACGCGGCCCTGCTCGACGCCGTGGCCGGGGCCATCGCCCTGCAGAGGCTGGCCGCACCCCTGAACGACATGGGGACGCGGCTCAAGGCCACGACCGAGAACGGACTCAGGCAGGTCGCGGCCATCGGCTGCCATGCCGACGCCGTGGCCGAGCGCGCGGATACCGTAGAGGGCCATGCGCGACGGCAGGCCGAGGTGGCGGAGGAAGCGGCGGGACACATGGTCCGCCTGGAGACACGGCTCGGGGAGGTCGAACGGCGGGTGGGCGAACTGTCCGCCGCCATGGCGGAACTGCTCGGCTTCGTCGCCACGGTCGAGACGCGCACCAAGGGCATCGGCTCCATTGCCCATGCCATCCGCGACATCGCCGCCTCGACCAACATGCTGGCCCTGAACGCGACCATCGAAGCCGCCCACGCAGGGGCCGCGGGCAAGGGCTTCGGGGTCATCGCCAACGAAATCCGCAACCTGTCCCACCAGACCATGGACGCCACGGCCCGCGTCGACAACCAGAAGGACGACATCGAGAAGAACGTCGGGGCCATGGTCGAGGCCGTGCGCCGCGTCGAGGGTCTGGTGGGCCGGATGCACGCGTCCATGGCCGACTGCCTGGAGGATGCGCGGGTGGCCAGACCGCGCGTCGAGGAGGGAGGCCTGCTGGCCGCGGACCTGCGCGGCCAGAGCCAGGGCATCGTCGAGGCGGTCGGGGCGGTGCAGGAAAGCCTCGCATCCCTGCACGACGGCAGCGCCACCCAGGCGTCCGAGGCCCTGGCCCTGGCCGATCACGCCCGCCAGGTCAACGAAACCTCGGAGGGCCAGCTCGCGGCCGTGGGCCGTCTGCGCTTCGCCGCCCACGACCGGGCCCGGCGGTCCGTCGAGGAACTGGTCCGGGGCGAGGACGTGCGCGGCATGATGCGACCCCGCGTGGAGGCGGCCCTGCGCCGCGCCCTGGCCCAGGGGCTCTTCGAACTCCTCTATGTGACGGACGCCGGCGGCCGGCAGATCGTCGACAACATCGGGCACGTCGTAACCGCCTATGGCGACTCGGGGCTGGGCAAGGACTGGTCCGGACGGCCGTGGTTCCGTCATCCGTCCGGGAAACGGCAGACCTACGTTTCGGATTTCTACCGTTCGGCCGCCACGAACGCCTACTGCCTCACGGTCTCCGCCCCGATCTTCGACGCCGCCGGAAACCTTGCCGGTGTCCTGGGAGCGGACATCGACCTGGGCAAACTTGTCGAACTCGCCCGCGCGGACCAGTGCCGGCAGACCGGCAATTGACGTTTTTGAAAGACAACATGGCGGAATTTGACGAATTGGTACAAACACTTAGGACGGGAGGACGTCCGGCGGGCGGCGCGCCCTCGCGGCGGGACCGCTACCAGTGTCTCCGCGGGCCGTGGCCGTACCACCGGTGCGGACGGCTCCAGTATCCCCGGTGCCAGGCCCAGTGGTCGTCATACCACATCCACGCGCCGCGCACCCAGACATACCCTGGACCGGGGGCGACGAAGACGGGTTCCGGAACCGGCGCCGGTGGGCAGGAGCGCGACGTACCGGCCACCTCGGCCGAATCCGTCCGGTCCGGCGTGTTGATCATGAAATCGATGACCCGTTCGCTGACTCCCGAATTCTTGAGATCGATGATTTCGGCCGTGTCCAGGTGGTAGACCGTGCGCGAACTGCGGATTTGGCTGATGATCAGGTCGTCGCCCACTCCGGCGCGGGCGAGCTCCTTCACGTCCGACACCTCCAGCGGACGGTCCTCGCGGACCCGCTCATATGTGGCCGGCGCCTGGGCCTGCAGCCGGGCCTCCTGCTGCTCGTCCATGCCGTGGCCGATAAGGCCGCCGGCAATGGCGCCGATGGCCCCTCCCAGCAGCGCCCCCTGGCCGGAATGCGTGGCCAGGCTGCCGATGGCCGCCCCGGCGGCGGCACCGCCCAGGGCCCCGGAACCCGTGTAGTCGGGCCGGCCGCCCGGATACATGCACCCCGTCGCGAGGACGCAGACAAGGCCGGCGGCCAGGATATTTCGTAACGCTTTCATGTGAACTCTCTCGATGTTGATTTTCTCCCGCGCAACGGCGTCGGGAGGCGCATGGGCGTGCAGCATAAATCATGCTGCTGCAACGGCCCTGAACGCAACTTTGCCCGGCCCGGCGCGGGGCTCCCGCAGCCGGTTACCGCGGCAGGCCGCAACTCCATGCGGCGGGTTCCGCCGCGCCCGGACGCGCTTGGTGCACCTGCGTGCACACGGGACTGCACGCGCGCCGAACGCTGCACAAGCCGCGCGGCGTTGCGTTCATCCCGTCCCGGACGCATCGCCGGGAAGACCAGGCGTCCATGGCGACGGGGCTGGCCCTATGCCGAACGGGGCGCGGCGTCAAAGGCGAACCTGCGGGGAGCCGCCTTGATCATTCACGGCCGCGCTGGTATTTTTCTTGATCCGGAAATAGCCCGTCTTTTCCGCCAAGGCCCCCAAAGGAAGCTCCCCAATGACCTTGATGCCGTCCTTTCCGACCGTCTCCGCCGCCTGGGCGGACTCCCCGTGGATCGCCAGCCTGGAGGACGCCCGGCCCTTCGCCGCCGCGGCCGCCCCGTGGGTCGGGCTCATCGTGGCCGTGATCGCGGTCGCGGCACTGCTGACCTCCCGCCGGAACCGGGAAAGACGCGCGGCCCGGAAAACCCGCAAACTCGCCGCATCGCTCCTCGACCCCGCCACATACCGCCAGTTCCACGATGTCGCCTTCCAGACCCGGGAGGGCGCCGTGCATATTGATCATGTGCTCGTCTCGCCTTTCGGCGTGTTCGCTATCCAGAGCATGGACGAGCGCGGCGAGATCGCCGGCAAGGCCTTCGATCCGGACTGGACCCGGACGTTCCGGGGCGAGACGGCCAAATTCCCCAACCCCCTGCGCCCCAACTTCGACCGCAAGCTGGCCTTGGGCAACCTGATCGGAATCGGGGAGGACAAGCTGTTCTCCGTCATCGCCTTCACGGACGAGGCCAAATTCGCCCACCCCATGCCCGACAACGTGACGCGGGGCAAAGGGGTCGCGGACTACGTCGCGTCCAGGAACACGCCGCTCATCTCCGCGGATGACATCGAGGCCATCGCGGCCCGGATCGCGGAAACCGTGTCCAGCCGCCCCGCCACGCCGAGGCCCCGGACGGGCCTGGCCAGACCGAAAGGACGGACGGCAAGCCATCTGCGCTTCATGAACCTGCTCAAGTTCGCCGCCATGGCGTCGGTCCTGGCAGGCGGGGCCCACGTCCTGCACAACACGGCGCAATTCCCGGACATGCCCTTCAACCCCGTGACCTGGCTGACCGGCGAGGCTCCGTCCAAGGCCGAAGTCACGCGGAAGCAGACGATCCGCACCGACGCGGCGCCGCGGTCCGACGCCAACGGCATCCTCAGGATCACGGCCGCCAGGAACACGTCCCTGACCCTGGTCGACGAACAGGACGGAAAAACGGTGCTGAGCCTCGAACTCGGGC encodes the following:
- a CDS encoding dihydrolipoyl dehydrogenase family protein; translated protein: MKQYDVIVVGGGPAGGGVAAPLARAGKKVAMIEAVAYGGVCPLSGCNPKKVLMSGAEAMHMAAGMTGSGISGGISIDWPELMRFKQSFVDPVPESARKAYEGMGIETWLGFAKFVGPHAVEVNGETLTAPHVCICVGQESSPLPVPGGEGLPVSDDFLNLKNLPHRIVFIGGGFIAFEFAHIARMAGAEVVLINRSDRVLRQFDPVLSQALVEASRAAGIDIRMEQPVQTVERVAGVFRVHCGENGSDVIEADMVFNCTGRRAAVSRLDLAQAGVEHGPAGIAVNSRMQSVSNPHVYAIGDVADQGLALTPVATIQGRVAAANILHPDSAEVDYTGIPSVCFSLPPLAKVGLLEAEARERGLEFKVKETDLADSFSWKRLGESFGRARVLVDERNDRILGAHILGHNAEEMINLFALIVRQEIPVSKVRDTVWAYPTCGYELKYMV
- a CDS encoding MOSC domain-containing protein, which encodes MKIVSLATSLKKGTRKTKVDELRLVEDHGVEGDAHAGPWHRQVSFLAAEQIAGCVERGLSVDFGDFAENVASEGVDWKTLPLGTQVNLGDEVLIEITQIGKECHKKCAIYYQAGDCIMPREGVFGRVLKGGAVRVGDAIRIG
- a CDS encoding chemotaxis protein CheX — protein: MSPELAKPFINATKHVLLNTAALEVMAGKPYVKQDRSASGSVSALIGITGDCRGMFAISFDRSTAVHIVRQMLGDAIEDIVQDVQDAMGEITNMISGHARLGLVDMGLKLQGSTPSVVMGDNHTISYRASSRAIAIPFSCQAGSFTLEFCFD
- the ada gene encoding bifunctional DNA-binding transcriptional regulator/O6-methylguanine-DNA methyltransferase Ada, with translation MKNDAYASETDRWRAVAERDPLADGAFVYAVLTTGIYCRPHCASRRPRRENVRFFDTGGQAEDAGFRPCRRCAPDAEAAPDRAAEAVVRACGLIENAERPPSLRELATAVGLSPAHFQRLFKRHLGVSPKQYAQEKRLERVRGALRQDGSITSAVYAAGFESGSRFYESAASALGMTPSEFRRGGEGTAVSYAIVRTSLGLALIAVTDLGVCRIDFGDDPETLAARLRDAFPKALLRAADPALEDRIAQALECLEEPQRAADLPLDIRGTAFQRQVWAALRAIPPGTRTTYTEIARRIGRPSAVRAVANACAANTIAVVVPCHRVLRGDGGLGGYRWGLDRKRALLEREAQRDE
- a CDS encoding methyl-accepting chemotaxis protein codes for the protein MLFLQFWKSRNKSDDTPSAVSTTAPDTCTDAALLDAVAGAIALQRLAAPLNDMGTRLKATTENGLRQVAAIGCHADAVAERADTVEGHARRQAEVAEEAAGHMVRLETRLGEVERRVGELSAAMAELLGFVATVETRTKGIGSIAHAIRDIAASTNMLALNATIEAAHAGAAGKGFGVIANEIRNLSHQTMDATARVDNQKDDIEKNVGAMVEAVRRVEGLVGRMHASMADCLEDARVARPRVEEGGLLAADLRGQSQGIVEAVGAVQESLASLHDGSATQASEALALADHARQVNETSEGQLAAVGRLRFAAHDRARRSVEELVRGEDVRGMMRPRVEAALRRALAQGLFELLYVTDAGGRQIVDNIGHVVTAYGDSGLGKDWSGRPWFRHPSGKRQTYVSDFYRSAATNAYCLTVSAPIFDAAGNLAGVLGADIDLGKLVELARADQCRQTGN
- a CDS encoding YXWGXW repeat-containing protein; protein product: MKALRNILAAGLVCVLATGCMYPGGRPDYTGSGALGGAAAGAAIGSLATHSGQGALLGGAIGAIAGGLIGHGMDEQQEARLQAQAPATYERVREDRPLEVSDVKELARAGVGDDLIISQIRSSRTVYHLDTAEIIDLKNSGVSERVIDFMINTPDRTDSAEVAGTSRSCPPAPVPEPVFVAPGPGYVWVRGAWMWYDDHWAWHRGYWSRPHRWYGHGPRRHW
- a CDS encoding nuclease-related domain-containing protein produces the protein MTLMPSFPTVSAAWADSPWIASLEDARPFAAAAAPWVGLIVAVIAVAALLTSRRNRERRAARKTRKLAASLLDPATYRQFHDVAFQTREGAVHIDHVLVSPFGVFAIQSMDERGEIAGKAFDPDWTRTFRGETAKFPNPLRPNFDRKLALGNLIGIGEDKLFSVIAFTDEAKFAHPMPDNVTRGKGVADYVASRNTPLISADDIEAIAARIAETVSSRPATPRPRTGLARPKGRTASHLRFMNLLKFAAMASVLAGGAHVLHNTAQFPDMPFNPVTWLTGEAPSKAEVTRKQTIRTDAAPRSDANGILRITAARNTSLTLVDEQDGKTVLSLELGPGESREVELRKGHYTARIVQDGAVRTRRVSFIGARGALEL